Part of the Palaemon carinicauda isolate YSFRI2023 chromosome 8, ASM3689809v2, whole genome shotgun sequence genome is shown below.
CCATCATTTCAGGATTGGTGAGCAACTGGTGGAGATAGTCAGGGTTAATTGGAGGGTCTTGAGGAACATTTGGTCTGCGATTCCTGAGTGTATCCTGCTGCTGCTTGTGGGCCATCTTGTCTTTGTTGTCTTGCGTTACTCCAGGTGGAATGGCTGGTTGAATTTGCTTGCCCAAAAGATTTGGGTCAGACAACCTTGACATAAGTTCATAAAACCTAGCATGACTCAAGTGAGACTTGAGACGGTAAAGGAGGTAAACGTCTCCGATTTTGCAGTTTTTAGATACATTGAAAATGACGTCTCTTGCTTTGTTTTCAGAGTGAATTGGCTTTGCAAATCTCAGAAGGTATGTTCTTACACATGGAAGCCACATAGTTAACAAGAACACTATATAACAGCAGGTGATGAAGGAGAGGATAATCAGCCAAACCCACAGCAGTAAGAAGAGTTTCTCGTATAATTCCATGATGGTAAGATGACAACCAAATTTCTCTATACGTTTGTTAACTAGCTGATTCTCATGAGAGAGCTCACAGGACGCAAACGGTGGGAACATCTGAGACATGTAGTCTGAAAACGTCTGAGGGTCCCTTTCGAATGGGTATGCCTTGAAGCcatactgaaggaaccttccctGGAGAATGAAATCCAGGTACTGCATTGCAAAAATGTCAACTGCCAGAGCCAAGACATTGACCGTTAAATACTTCCAGTAAAGTCCATTGTGCGTCTTGAGGTTGAACAAAATGTATCTAGCTGCTCTTT
Proteins encoded:
- the LOC137645784 gene encoding innexin inx2-like isoform X3, with translation MAYRGTRMPSVGGGSVDIRSILGSVLNVIKSRANQICSSTCDGLVLRMHYRWTFCMLLGGFLTVWYSWYHRDVITCVSHFNAETQVRLDYINVCLSYPYVEDNGSRRYLLFYRWISWSLLVLAGIYYIPRKVSKNFDNARCKKLLEDLAANAHRYDQAEKELVERAARYILFNLKTHNGLYWKYLTVNVLALAVDIFAMQYLDFILQGRFLQYGFKAYPFERDPQTFSDYMSQMFPPFASCELSHENQLVNKRIEKFGCHLTIMELYEKLFLLLWVWLIILSFITCCYIVFLLTMWLPCVRTYLLRFAKPIHSENKARDVIFNVSKNCKIGDVYLLYRLKSHLSHARFYELMSRLSDPNLLGKQIQPAIPPGVTQDNKDKMAHKQQQDTLRNRRPNVPQDPPINPDYLHQLLTNPEMMARNPQQHPEQRTPLLKKGNTSILIE
- the LOC137645784 gene encoding innexin inx2-like isoform X1; protein product: MFRSSGTRMPSVGGGSVDIRSILGSVLNVIKSRANQICSSTCDGLVLRMHYRWTFCMLLGGFLTVWYSWYHRDVITCVSHFNAETQVRLDYINVCLSYPYVEDNGSRRYLLFYRWISWSLLVLAGIYYIPRKVSKNFDNARCKKLLEDLAANAHRYDQAEKELVERAARYILFNLKTHNGLYWKYLTVNVLALAVDIFAMQYLDFILQGRFLQYGFKAYPFERDPQTFSDYMSQMFPPFASCELSHENQLVNKRIEKFGCHLTIMELYEKLFLLLWVWLIILSFITCCYIVFLLTMWLPCVRTYLLRFAKPIHSENKARDVIFNVSKNCKIGDVYLLYRLKSHLSHARFYELMSRLSDPNLLGKQIQPAIPPGVTQDNKDKMAHKQQQDTLRNRRPNVPQDPPINPDYLHQLLTNPEMMARNPQQHPEQRTPLLKKGNTSILIE
- the LOC137645784 gene encoding innexin inx2-like isoform X2; this encodes MNRAGTRMPSVGGGSVDIRSILGSVLNVIKSRANQICSSTCDGLVLRMHYRWTFCMLLGGFLTVWYSWYHRDVITCVSHFNAETQVRLDYINVCLSYPYVEDNGSRRYLLFYRWISWSLLVLAGIYYIPRKVSKNFDNARCKKLLEDLAANAHRYDQAEKELVERAARYILFNLKTHNGLYWKYLTVNVLALAVDIFAMQYLDFILQGRFLQYGFKAYPFERDPQTFSDYMSQMFPPFASCELSHENQLVNKRIEKFGCHLTIMELYEKLFLLLWVWLIILSFITCCYIVFLLTMWLPCVRTYLLRFAKPIHSENKARDVIFNVSKNCKIGDVYLLYRLKSHLSHARFYELMSRLSDPNLLGKQIQPAIPPGVTQDNKDKMAHKQQQDTLRNRRPNVPQDPPINPDYLHQLLTNPEMMARNPQQHPEQRTPLLKKGNTSILIE
- the LOC137645784 gene encoding innexin inx2-like isoform X4 — translated: MPSVGGGSVDIRSILGSVLNVIKSRANQICSSTCDGLVLRMHYRWTFCMLLGGFLTVWYSWYHRDVITCVSHFNAETQVRLDYINVCLSYPYVEDNGSRRYLLFYRWISWSLLVLAGIYYIPRKVSKNFDNARCKKLLEDLAANAHRYDQAEKELVERAARYILFNLKTHNGLYWKYLTVNVLALAVDIFAMQYLDFILQGRFLQYGFKAYPFERDPQTFSDYMSQMFPPFASCELSHENQLVNKRIEKFGCHLTIMELYEKLFLLLWVWLIILSFITCCYIVFLLTMWLPCVRTYLLRFAKPIHSENKARDVIFNVSKNCKIGDVYLLYRLKSHLSHARFYELMSRLSDPNLLGKQIQPAIPPGVTQDNKDKMAHKQQQDTLRNRRPNVPQDPPINPDYLHQLLTNPEMMARNPQQHPEQRTPLLKKGNTSILIE